The following proteins are co-located in the Ammospiza caudacuta isolate bAmmCau1 chromosome 20, bAmmCau1.pri, whole genome shotgun sequence genome:
- the FAM222B gene encoding protein FAM222B isoform X1, whose product MLACLPGPGDLSFQLLSYTQMNTGLQKWDTTQKMRSAQYPTPAELDAYAKKVANNPLTIKIFPNSVKVPQRKHIRRTVNGLDTSGQRYSPYPSQATTKTGLLAIVKSPAKGIIKDFDGTRARLLPEAMMNPPSTPYVAPSTLSHPQALARQQALQHAQTLPHPQSIPQHPQGIPQAPSLPHPQGIPQALPHPQNLQQQPQGLQHPQPMAHQSLQHAPNPLLQPGLHGGRKMPDADAPPNVTVSTSTIPLSMAATLQQNQAPDLSSIVHQINQFCQARAGISTTSVCEGQIANPSPISRNLLINASTRVSTHNVPTPMPSCVVNPVDHAAAAIPPASVNVPMVNINRVPPAYQNEIKSVAWNQHQLAHLQQMCGDAAGPAGLAGKHPQREIAGQSFPGKTSNYPQELCMGQSFSLKPPIEKPTPSPPVNGLQGPLPYTNGHYFQPLWNNILPTPNSDSSGSQDLTMPFHGGQPAGATLDCAGGTHYRAGAGPSSQNNVMQTMDYLSGDFQQSCFRDQSMAVLGKVHRPPMNRAPEPTDSRNLHIQHPGYR is encoded by the coding sequence gGGACACTACACAGAAAATGAGATCTGCACAGTATCCTACCCCAGCAGAATTGGATGCTTATGCTAAGAAGGTCGCCAACAATCCCCTGACTATAAAAATCTTCCCGAACAGCGTCAAGGTTCCCCAGAGGAAACACATACGCCGTACTGTGAACGGACTCGATACTTCGGGCCAGAGGTACAGCCCCTACCCATCTCAGGCCACCACCAAAACCGGCCTGCTGGCCATAGTCAAATCCCCAGCGAAGGGAATCATCAAGGACTTTGACGGGACGCGCGCGCGCCTGCTGCCGGAGGCGATGATGAACCCCCCCTCCACGCCCTACGTTGCACCAAGCACTTTATCCCACCCGCAGGCGCTCGCTCGCCAGCAGGCTCTCCAGCATGCACAGACTTTGCCGCACCCCCAGAGCATCCCGCAGCACCCTCAGGGTATTCCACAGGCACCCAGCTTACCGCACCCTCAGGGGATCCCGCAGGCGCTGCCGCACCCGCagaacctgcagcagcagccgcagggCTTGCAGCACCCTCAGCCCATGGCACACCAGAGCCTGCAGCACGCCCCCAACCCGCTGCTGCAGCCGGGTTTGCACGGAGGCAGAAAGATGCCGGACGCAGACGCGCCGCCGAATGTGACCGTGTCTACCTCAACCATTCCCCTCTCTATGGCTGCCACCCTGCAGCAGAACCAGGCACCGGACCTGAGCAGCATTGTGCACCAGATTAACCAGTTCTGCCAGGCCAGAGCTGGCATTAGCACTACCTCAGTGTGTGAGGGACAGATCGCAAACCCCAGCCCTATAAGTCGCAACCTGCTTATCAATGCAAGTACCAGGGTATCTACTCACAATGTCCCTACACCCATGCCTTCCTGTGTAGTAAACCCTGTCgaccatgctgctgctgctattcCTCCTGCCTCTGTTAATGTGCCCATGGTCAATATTAACAGGGTGCCACCCGCCTACCAGAACGAAATCAAATCGGTTGCGTGGAACCAGCACCAGCTTGCACATCTGCAGCAAATgtgtggggatgctgctgggccTGCTGGACTCGCAGGGAAGCACCCTCAGAGAGAGATTGCAGGGCAGAGTTTCCCTGGCAAAACCTCCAACTACCCTCAAGAACTGTGCATGGGCCAGTCCTTCAGCTTGAAGCCCCCCATCGAGAAGCCTACGCCTTCTCCTCCTGTGAACGGGTTGCAGGGACCTTTGCCATATACCAATGGGCACtatttccagcccctctggaatAACATTCTGCCCACGCCCAACAGTGACAGCTCTGGGTCCCAGGACCTCACCATGCCTTTCCATGGGGGACAGCCAGCGGGAGCGACGCTGGATTGTGCAGGAGGAACTCAttacagagctggagctggcccATCCAGCCAGAATAATGTGATGCAGACCATGGATTACCTAAGTGGGGACTTCCAGCAGTCCTGCTTCCGAGACCAGAGCATGGCCGTGCTGGGAAAAGTCCATCGGCCTCCCATGAACCGAGCACCTGAACCAACCGATAGTCGAAATCTTCATATTCAACACCCAGGGTATAGATAG
- the FAM222B gene encoding protein FAM222B isoform X2, producing the protein MRSAQYPTPAELDAYAKKVANNPLTIKIFPNSVKVPQRKHIRRTVNGLDTSGQRYSPYPSQATTKTGLLAIVKSPAKGIIKDFDGTRARLLPEAMMNPPSTPYVAPSTLSHPQALARQQALQHAQTLPHPQSIPQHPQGIPQAPSLPHPQGIPQALPHPQNLQQQPQGLQHPQPMAHQSLQHAPNPLLQPGLHGGRKMPDADAPPNVTVSTSTIPLSMAATLQQNQAPDLSSIVHQINQFCQARAGISTTSVCEGQIANPSPISRNLLINASTRVSTHNVPTPMPSCVVNPVDHAAAAIPPASVNVPMVNINRVPPAYQNEIKSVAWNQHQLAHLQQMCGDAAGPAGLAGKHPQREIAGQSFPGKTSNYPQELCMGQSFSLKPPIEKPTPSPPVNGLQGPLPYTNGHYFQPLWNNILPTPNSDSSGSQDLTMPFHGGQPAGATLDCAGGTHYRAGAGPSSQNNVMQTMDYLSGDFQQSCFRDQSMAVLGKVHRPPMNRAPEPTDSRNLHIQHPGYR; encoded by the coding sequence ATGAGATCTGCACAGTATCCTACCCCAGCAGAATTGGATGCTTATGCTAAGAAGGTCGCCAACAATCCCCTGACTATAAAAATCTTCCCGAACAGCGTCAAGGTTCCCCAGAGGAAACACATACGCCGTACTGTGAACGGACTCGATACTTCGGGCCAGAGGTACAGCCCCTACCCATCTCAGGCCACCACCAAAACCGGCCTGCTGGCCATAGTCAAATCCCCAGCGAAGGGAATCATCAAGGACTTTGACGGGACGCGCGCGCGCCTGCTGCCGGAGGCGATGATGAACCCCCCCTCCACGCCCTACGTTGCACCAAGCACTTTATCCCACCCGCAGGCGCTCGCTCGCCAGCAGGCTCTCCAGCATGCACAGACTTTGCCGCACCCCCAGAGCATCCCGCAGCACCCTCAGGGTATTCCACAGGCACCCAGCTTACCGCACCCTCAGGGGATCCCGCAGGCGCTGCCGCACCCGCagaacctgcagcagcagccgcagggCTTGCAGCACCCTCAGCCCATGGCACACCAGAGCCTGCAGCACGCCCCCAACCCGCTGCTGCAGCCGGGTTTGCACGGAGGCAGAAAGATGCCGGACGCAGACGCGCCGCCGAATGTGACCGTGTCTACCTCAACCATTCCCCTCTCTATGGCTGCCACCCTGCAGCAGAACCAGGCACCGGACCTGAGCAGCATTGTGCACCAGATTAACCAGTTCTGCCAGGCCAGAGCTGGCATTAGCACTACCTCAGTGTGTGAGGGACAGATCGCAAACCCCAGCCCTATAAGTCGCAACCTGCTTATCAATGCAAGTACCAGGGTATCTACTCACAATGTCCCTACACCCATGCCTTCCTGTGTAGTAAACCCTGTCgaccatgctgctgctgctattcCTCCTGCCTCTGTTAATGTGCCCATGGTCAATATTAACAGGGTGCCACCCGCCTACCAGAACGAAATCAAATCGGTTGCGTGGAACCAGCACCAGCTTGCACATCTGCAGCAAATgtgtggggatgctgctgggccTGCTGGACTCGCAGGGAAGCACCCTCAGAGAGAGATTGCAGGGCAGAGTTTCCCTGGCAAAACCTCCAACTACCCTCAAGAACTGTGCATGGGCCAGTCCTTCAGCTTGAAGCCCCCCATCGAGAAGCCTACGCCTTCTCCTCCTGTGAACGGGTTGCAGGGACCTTTGCCATATACCAATGGGCACtatttccagcccctctggaatAACATTCTGCCCACGCCCAACAGTGACAGCTCTGGGTCCCAGGACCTCACCATGCCTTTCCATGGGGGACAGCCAGCGGGAGCGACGCTGGATTGTGCAGGAGGAACTCAttacagagctggagctggcccATCCAGCCAGAATAATGTGATGCAGACCATGGATTACCTAAGTGGGGACTTCCAGCAGTCCTGCTTCCGAGACCAGAGCATGGCCGTGCTGGGAAAAGTCCATCGGCCTCCCATGAACCGAGCACCTGAACCAACCGATAGTCGAAATCTTCATATTCAACACCCAGGGTATAGATAG